A genomic segment from Juglans regia cultivar Chandler chromosome 14, Walnut 2.0, whole genome shotgun sequence encodes:
- the LOC108990109 gene encoding E3 ubiquitin-protein ligase MARCH7 isoform X2 codes for MGTEEKPVSDQGHDVSSCDRPLVVPVQMVEDSMGITEEKQHDHHWKRQNLFLEIPSRTAGESSQDVVGIKMPSTPTPTPTPTPTPTPKRVNFLLTPDSIDERVTASPGPSSSRGRPSIRSLLPKLSFIYRNSSDIEKASNLASEASSTGPQEKPSISRSYSLTKIFTPRMKGTSSLPVTPIAHSNPESAHSGSIGGPLSSSRKGPRLQISRSLSVPVNNKERSLRRMDSFFRVIPSTPRVKEGDLVLNASPTSDADNNDHDGEDIPEEEAVCRICLVELCEGGETLKMECSCKGELALAHQECAVKWFSIKGNKTCDVCKQEVKNLPVTLLRIQSIRTRNTGGSRVLADVHGYRVWQEVPVLVIISMLAYFCFLEQLLVGNMGTGAIAISLPFSCVLGLLSSMTSSTMGSFASSFINSASNICWDRCCNEWKLYSCRIFEMEKVSSSVRALSWFTSDDSTKSIS; via the exons ATGGGAACCGAGGAGAAGCCTGTGAGTGATCAGGGGCATGATGTGAGTTCATGTGATAGACCACTTGTTGTCCCAGTTCAGATG GTGGAAGATTCAATGGGAATAACTGAAGAAAAACAACACGATCACCACTGGAAACGGCAAAATCTCTTCCTAGAGATACCCTCCAGAACAGCAGGAGAGTCCTCTCAGGATGTTGTCGGAATAAAGATGCCCtcaacaccaacaccaacaccaacaccaacaccaacTCCCACTCCCAAGAGAGTAAATTTTCTCCTCACACCTGATTCTATTGACGAAAGAGTTACTGCATCTCCTGGGCCCTCCTCATCTAGAGGCAGACCATCCATAAGAAGCCTTTTACCAAAATTAAGTTTCATTTATCGAAATTCCTCAGATATTGAAAAGGCCTCCAACCTAGCTTCTGAAGCTTCATCTACAGGGCCACAAGAAAAGCCTTCAATCTCAAGGTCATATTCACTTACAAAGATATTCACTCCTAGGATGAAGGGAACATCATCACTTCCGGTAACTCCAATTGCACATTCAAACCCAGAATCTGCACATTCTGGAAGCATTGGTGGACCACTAAGTTCAAGT AGAAAAGGACCCCGGCTGCAGATATCTCGTTCCCTTTCAGTCCCTGTcaacaacaaagaaagaagccTACGGAGGATGGATTCATTTTTTCGTGTAATTCCTTCTACACCTCGAGTGAAGGAAGGAGATTTAGTGTTAAATGCATCTCCCACCAGTGATGCTG ATAATAATGATCATGATGGTGAAGACATACCGGAAGAAGAGGCTGTTTGTAGGATTTGTTTGGTTGAACTGTGTGAAGGTGGTGAGACCCTCAAGATGGAATGCAGCTGCAAAGGTGAACTTGCTCTGGCCCACCAAGAATGTGCAGTAAAATGGTTCAGCATCAAGGGCAACAAGACCTGTGACGTGTGCAAGCAAGAGGTTAAGAATTTACCTGTCACTCTGTTACGCATTCAAAGTATTCGAACTCGAAACACTGGAGGAAGTAGAGTACTTGCAGATGTTCATGGATACAG GGTTTGGCAGGAGGTTCCAGTACTCGTCATTATCAGCATGCTTGCCTACTTTTGTTTCCTTGAACAGCTACTG GTTGGGAATATGGGTACTGGTGCAATTGCTAtatctcttccattttcttGTGTGCTGGGTCTACTCTCATCCATGACCTCGTCAACCATGG GTTCATTTGCAAGCAGTTTTATCAATTCTGCTAGCAACATTTGCTGGGATCGGTGTTGCAATGAGTGGAAGCTCTATTCTTGTCGAATTTTTGAGATGGAGAAGGTTTCGAGCTCGGTCAGAGCATTATCATGGTTCACAAGTGATGACTCAACCAAGTCGATTTCCTAG
- the LOC108990109 gene encoding uncharacterized protein LOC108990109 isoform X1, which yields MGTEEKPVSDQGHDVSSCDRPLVVPVQMVEDSMGITEEKQHDHHWKRQNLFLEIPSRTAGESSQDVVGIKMPSTPTPTPTPTPTPTPKRVNFLLTPDSIDERVTASPGPSSSRGRPSIRSLLPKLSFIYRNSSDIEKASNLASEASSTGPQEKPSISRSYSLTKIFTPRMKGTSSLPVTPIAHSNPESAHSGSIGGPLSSSRKGPRLQISRSLSVPVNNKERSLRRMDSFFRVIPSTPRVKEGDLVLNASPTSDADNNDHDGEDIPEEEAVCRICLVELCEGGETLKMECSCKGELALAHQECAVKWFSIKGNKTCDVCKQEVKNLPVTLLRIQSIRTRNTGGSRVLADVHGYRVWQEVPVLVIISMLAYFCFLEQLLVGNMGTGAIAISLPFSCVLGLLSSMTSSTMVRRRFVWVYASIQFALLVLFAHIFYSLVHLQAVLSILLATFAGIGVAMSGSSILVEFLRWRRFRARSEHYHGSQVMTQPSRFPRSLNSPRIGPPERHQQTEVENPETFSRV from the exons ATGGGAACCGAGGAGAAGCCTGTGAGTGATCAGGGGCATGATGTGAGTTCATGTGATAGACCACTTGTTGTCCCAGTTCAGATG GTGGAAGATTCAATGGGAATAACTGAAGAAAAACAACACGATCACCACTGGAAACGGCAAAATCTCTTCCTAGAGATACCCTCCAGAACAGCAGGAGAGTCCTCTCAGGATGTTGTCGGAATAAAGATGCCCtcaacaccaacaccaacaccaacaccaacaccaacTCCCACTCCCAAGAGAGTAAATTTTCTCCTCACACCTGATTCTATTGACGAAAGAGTTACTGCATCTCCTGGGCCCTCCTCATCTAGAGGCAGACCATCCATAAGAAGCCTTTTACCAAAATTAAGTTTCATTTATCGAAATTCCTCAGATATTGAAAAGGCCTCCAACCTAGCTTCTGAAGCTTCATCTACAGGGCCACAAGAAAAGCCTTCAATCTCAAGGTCATATTCACTTACAAAGATATTCACTCCTAGGATGAAGGGAACATCATCACTTCCGGTAACTCCAATTGCACATTCAAACCCAGAATCTGCACATTCTGGAAGCATTGGTGGACCACTAAGTTCAAGT AGAAAAGGACCCCGGCTGCAGATATCTCGTTCCCTTTCAGTCCCTGTcaacaacaaagaaagaagccTACGGAGGATGGATTCATTTTTTCGTGTAATTCCTTCTACACCTCGAGTGAAGGAAGGAGATTTAGTGTTAAATGCATCTCCCACCAGTGATGCTG ATAATAATGATCATGATGGTGAAGACATACCGGAAGAAGAGGCTGTTTGTAGGATTTGTTTGGTTGAACTGTGTGAAGGTGGTGAGACCCTCAAGATGGAATGCAGCTGCAAAGGTGAACTTGCTCTGGCCCACCAAGAATGTGCAGTAAAATGGTTCAGCATCAAGGGCAACAAGACCTGTGACGTGTGCAAGCAAGAGGTTAAGAATTTACCTGTCACTCTGTTACGCATTCAAAGTATTCGAACTCGAAACACTGGAGGAAGTAGAGTACTTGCAGATGTTCATGGATACAG GGTTTGGCAGGAGGTTCCAGTACTCGTCATTATCAGCATGCTTGCCTACTTTTGTTTCCTTGAACAGCTACTG GTTGGGAATATGGGTACTGGTGCAATTGCTAtatctcttccattttcttGTGTGCTGGGTCTACTCTCATCCATGACCTCGTCAACCATGG TGAGGAGAAGATTTGTTTGGGTTTATGCATCAATTCAGTTTGCTCTGTTGGTTCTCTTTGCACATATATTTTACTCCTTG GTTCATTTGCAAGCAGTTTTATCAATTCTGCTAGCAACATTTGCTGGGATCGGTGTTGCAATGAGTGGAAGCTCTATTCTTGTCGAATTTTTGAGATGGAGAAGGTTTCGAGCTCGGTCAGAGCATTATCATGGTTCACAAGTGATGACTCAACCAAGTCGATTTCCTAGATCGTTAAATTCACCACGGATAGGCCCTCCTGAGCGCCACCAGCAAACCGAAGTCGAAAATCCAGAAACTTTTAGCAGAGTCTGA
- the LOC108990110 gene encoding yrdC domain-containing protein, mitochondrial isoform X2, with amino-acid sequence MILPTGVATATQRLPLLSARALPFLYLRGVPKIGFVPFLHQNRMLTLGVSNKMVQSMEKCDVGIENTLGVVRPATEEYAEEAMEALKAGKVIAVPTDTLYGFACDACSLQAVNRIYEIKGRKHTSPLAICVGDVSDIKRFAITDHLPHGLLDSLLPGPVTVILRRGESSILERSLNPGLDTIGVRVPDCNFIRVVARGSGSALALTSANLSGQPSSVCIKDFENQWQHCALVYDGGVLPSGRAGSTIVDLTGPGKFKILRPGRHS; translated from the exons ATGATTCTTCCAACAGGGGTAGCGACTGCAACACAGAGACTGCCTCTTCTCAGCGCTCGTGCCCTTCCTTTCCTCTATCTCCGAG GTGTGCCCAAGATTGGGTTTGTGCCATTTTTGCACCAAAACCGGATGTTGACTTTGGGTGTTTCGAATAAAATGGTTCAGAGCATGGAGAAATGCGATGTGGGTATTGAAAATACGTTGGGGGTGGTTCGCCCTGCCACGGAAGAGTATGCTGAGGAGGCAATGGAAGCTCTTAAAGCTGGCAAGGTTATTGCTGTGCCCACGGATACACTCTACGGATTCGCTTGTGATGCTTG TTCTTTGCAAGCAGTTAATAGGATTTACGAGATTAAAGGACGCAAACACACTAGCCCTCTTGCAATATGTGTTGGGGATGTATCAGATATAAAACGATTTGCTATCACTGATCATTTGCCTCATGGCTTGCTTGATTCTCTCCTGCCAGGTCCTGTCACTGTCATACTAAGGCGAG GAGAGTCAAGTATTCTCGAGAGGTCTTTGAACCCAGGATTGGATACTATAGGAGTCCGAGTGCCTGACTGTAACTTTATAAGGGTTGTTGCTCGTGGTTCAGGAAGTGCTCTGGCCCTTACAAGTGCAAATTTAAGTGGGCAACCAAGTAGTGTATGCATCAAAGATTTTGAGAACCAGTGGCAACACTGTGCTCTTGTTTATGATGGTGGTGTGCTTCCATCTGGTCGAGCAGGCTCGACGATTGTGGACCTCACCGGGCCAGGAAAGTTTAAGATTCTTAGACCTGGAAG GCATTCTTGA
- the LOC108990110 gene encoding yrdC domain-containing protein, mitochondrial isoform X1: protein MILPTGVATATQRLPLLSARALPFLYLRGVPKIGFVPFLHQNRMLTLGVSNKMVQSMEKCDVGIENTLGVVRPATEEYAEEAMEALKAGKVIAVPTDTLYGFACDACSLQAVNRIYEIKGRKHTSPLAICVGDVSDIKRFAITDHLPHGLLDSLLPGPVTVILRRGESSILERSLNPGLDTIGVRVPDCNFIRVVARGSGSALALTSANLSGQPSSVCIKDFENQWQHCALVYDGGVLPSGRAGSTIVDLTGPGKFKILRPGSAKEETIAILESHSLLEEATVT, encoded by the exons ATGATTCTTCCAACAGGGGTAGCGACTGCAACACAGAGACTGCCTCTTCTCAGCGCTCGTGCCCTTCCTTTCCTCTATCTCCGAG GTGTGCCCAAGATTGGGTTTGTGCCATTTTTGCACCAAAACCGGATGTTGACTTTGGGTGTTTCGAATAAAATGGTTCAGAGCATGGAGAAATGCGATGTGGGTATTGAAAATACGTTGGGGGTGGTTCGCCCTGCCACGGAAGAGTATGCTGAGGAGGCAATGGAAGCTCTTAAAGCTGGCAAGGTTATTGCTGTGCCCACGGATACACTCTACGGATTCGCTTGTGATGCTTG TTCTTTGCAAGCAGTTAATAGGATTTACGAGATTAAAGGACGCAAACACACTAGCCCTCTTGCAATATGTGTTGGGGATGTATCAGATATAAAACGATTTGCTATCACTGATCATTTGCCTCATGGCTTGCTTGATTCTCTCCTGCCAGGTCCTGTCACTGTCATACTAAGGCGAG GAGAGTCAAGTATTCTCGAGAGGTCTTTGAACCCAGGATTGGATACTATAGGAGTCCGAGTGCCTGACTGTAACTTTATAAGGGTTGTTGCTCGTGGTTCAGGAAGTGCTCTGGCCCTTACAAGTGCAAATTTAAGTGGGCAACCAAGTAGTGTATGCATCAAAGATTTTGAGAACCAGTGGCAACACTGTGCTCTTGTTTATGATGGTGGTGTGCTTCCATCTGGTCGAGCAGGCTCGACGATTGTGGACCTCACCGGGCCAGGAAAGTTTAAGATTCTTAGACCTGGAAG TGCAAAGGAAGAGACTATTGCAATTCTTGAAAGCCATTCTCTACTAGAAGAAGCAACAGTTACTTGA
- the LOC108990110 gene encoding yrdC domain-containing protein, mitochondrial isoform X3 → MLTLGVSNKMVQSMEKCDVGIENTLGVVRPATEEYAEEAMEALKAGKVIAVPTDTLYGFACDACSLQAVNRIYEIKGRKHTSPLAICVGDVSDIKRFAITDHLPHGLLDSLLPGPVTVILRRGESSILERSLNPGLDTIGVRVPDCNFIRVVARGSGSALALTSANLSGQPSSVCIKDFENQWQHCALVYDGGVLPSGRAGSTIVDLTGPGKFKILRPGSAKEETIAILESHSLLEEATVT, encoded by the exons ATGTTGACTTTGGGTGTTTCGAATAAAATGGTTCAGAGCATGGAGAAATGCGATGTGGGTATTGAAAATACGTTGGGGGTGGTTCGCCCTGCCACGGAAGAGTATGCTGAGGAGGCAATGGAAGCTCTTAAAGCTGGCAAGGTTATTGCTGTGCCCACGGATACACTCTACGGATTCGCTTGTGATGCTTG TTCTTTGCAAGCAGTTAATAGGATTTACGAGATTAAAGGACGCAAACACACTAGCCCTCTTGCAATATGTGTTGGGGATGTATCAGATATAAAACGATTTGCTATCACTGATCATTTGCCTCATGGCTTGCTTGATTCTCTCCTGCCAGGTCCTGTCACTGTCATACTAAGGCGAG GAGAGTCAAGTATTCTCGAGAGGTCTTTGAACCCAGGATTGGATACTATAGGAGTCCGAGTGCCTGACTGTAACTTTATAAGGGTTGTTGCTCGTGGTTCAGGAAGTGCTCTGGCCCTTACAAGTGCAAATTTAAGTGGGCAACCAAGTAGTGTATGCATCAAAGATTTTGAGAACCAGTGGCAACACTGTGCTCTTGTTTATGATGGTGGTGTGCTTCCATCTGGTCGAGCAGGCTCGACGATTGTGGACCTCACCGGGCCAGGAAAGTTTAAGATTCTTAGACCTGGAAG TGCAAAGGAAGAGACTATTGCAATTCTTGAAAGCCATTCTCTACTAGAAGAAGCAACAGTTACTTGA
- the LOC118344560 gene encoding protein ALP1-like produces METNSEIEDSSSSRTRTSESDDPMATYQSSGDEAATQEVNIVYMMWMASQLSSPRVLIPEHNIGLRGNQYIEAVLNGNPRTCRTMFRMEVPAFRYVCDLLRQSFIMDPTERVTVEESLGMFCLLVGHAQGQRIVGDRFQHSSETINRHVKTVMRALHQLGRTVIRPTNIDGVHPYITGNPHNYPWFEKCLGAMDGTMIDAAAPARLSNAYRNHRGRIAQNVLCLCDFDMKFTYVYTGWEGTAHDARVFLDALSRSPNKFPWPPQGHYYLVDSAFPCIEKFMPPYPRERYHRSDRYSGRQFRGYKDYFNFRHSSLRNIIERTFALLKNRFQILNAMPRYRPTRQGMLVTACCTMHNLIKTITPNDEFIQAALALQLSEENMDAADDLGETSEVVDMSHESAGVMAAQRDGIAIPMWEDRFGE; encoded by the exons ATGGAGACAAACAGCGAGATTGAGGATTCTAGCTCAAGTAGGACTCGTACCAGTGAGTCGGATGACCCTATGGCCACATATCAATCGAGTGGGGATGAAGCCGCAACGCAGGAGGTGAACATCGTCTACATGATGTGGATGGCATCACAATTGAGCTCGCCTCGAGTTCTCATCCCGGAACACAATATTGGCCTACGGGGGAATCAATATATTGAAGCCGTCTTGAATGGGAACCCAAGGACTTGCAGAACAATGTTTCGAATGGAAGTACCGGCCTTCCGATATGTCTGTGATCTTTTACGACAGTCCTTCATAATGGACCCTACAGAGAGGGTGACTGTGGAGGAATCATTAGGGATGTTTTGCCTTCTTGTTGGCCATGCACAAGGTCAGCGTATCGTTGGAGACCGATTCCAACATTCCAGCGAGACAATTAATCGGCATGTGAAGACAGTCATGCGGGCGCTACATCAGCTAGGGAGAACTGTCATTAGGCCTACAAACATAGATGGGGTCCATCCTTACATTACAGGGAACCCACACAATTATCCATGGTTTGag AAATGTCTTGGTGCGATGGACGGAACCATGATTGACGCTGCTGCACCAGCTAGACTGAGTAACGCATATAGAAATCATCGTGGTCGAATCGCACAAAATGTGTTGTGCTTATGTGACTTCGATATGAAGTTCACGTATGTATATACTGGCTGGGAGGGAACAGCCCATGATGCTCGAGTATTCTTGGATGCTTTGAGTCGATCTCCGAATAAATTTCCTTGGCCACCACAAg GCCATTATTACCTTGTTGATTCTGCATTTCCATGCATTGAGAAGTTTATGCCTCCGTATCCACGAGAAAGGTATCATAGATCTGATCGTTATAGCGGTCGTCAATTCCGAGgctataaagattattttaactTCCGTCATTCATCCCTACGCAATATTATTGAGCGTACATTTGCGCTACTGAAAAATCGGTTTCAAATATTGAATGCGATGCCTCGATATCGGCCTACCAGGCAAGGGATGCTTGTTACCGCATGTTGTACAATGCACAATCTTATTAAAACGATAACGCCAAATGATGAGTTTATTCAGGCTGCATTGGCGCTTCAGTTGAGTGAAGAAAATATGGATGCGGCCGACGACTTGGGCGAAACCTCTGAGGTGGTTGACATGTCCCATGAGTCAGCTGGAGTTATGGCAGCACAGAGAGATGGGATTGCAATCCCTATGTGGGAAGATAGGTTTGGGGAATGA